Proteins from one Microbacterium sp. Root553 genomic window:
- a CDS encoding aconitate hydratase — protein MSTVNSFGAKSTLTVGSTDYEIFRIDTVPGFDKLPFSLKVLLENLLRTEDGANVTKAQIEALGSWDAAAEPNTEIQFTPARVVMQDFTGVPCIVDLATMREAVTALGGDANKINPLSPAEMVIDHSVIADLFGSENALERNVEIEYERNGERYQFLRWGQTAFSDFKVVPPGTGIVHQVNIEHLAKVIYDRDVDGVLRAYPDTCVGTDSHTTMVNGLGVLGWGVGGIEAEAAMLGQPVSMLIPRVVGFKLSGEIPAGVTATDVVLTITDLLRKHGVVGKFVEFYGEGVASVPLANRATIGNMSPEFGSTAAIFPIDDVTLDYLRLTGRSDEAVALVESYAKEQKLWHDASHEPTFSEYLELDLGTVVPSIAGPKRPQDRILLSEAKSQFEQDILAYASASTSDSVVDLESKHSFPASDPGSVPGEEEPVTTRPVHINSGAPANASKPVPVTTPSGEKYILDNGAVTLAAITSCTNTSNPSVMIAAGLVARKALEKGLKQKPWVKTTLGPGSKVVTDYYEKSGLDKDLEGLGFYTVGYGCTICIGNSGPLIEEVSEAINSHDLAVTAVLSGNRNFEGRISPDVKMNYLASPPLVIAYALAGSMHFDFENDALGKGTDGEDVFLKDIWPTPAEVQELVDSSISREQFIKQYATVFDGDERWRSLPTPDDDIFQWDENSTYVRKAPYFDGMTMELTPVADISGARVMATLGDSVTTDHISPAGNIKPGTPAAQYLTEHGVDRKDFNSFGSRRGNHEVMIRGTFANIRLKNAMVAAVNDGQVVEGGYTRDFTQPGGPQSYIYDASMNYQEQGTPLVIFGGKEYGSGSSRDWAAKGTSLLGVKAVITESFERIHRSNLIGMGVVPLQFPAGESWESLGLDGTEIVSISGLEELNEGVTPKTVKVTATPSEQSPEGKQVVEFDAVVRIDTPGEADYYRNGGILQYVLRSLV, from the coding sequence CTCAAGGTCCTCCTCGAGAACCTGCTTCGCACCGAGGACGGCGCGAACGTGACGAAGGCGCAGATCGAAGCCCTGGGTTCGTGGGACGCCGCGGCAGAGCCCAACACCGAGATCCAGTTCACGCCGGCCCGTGTGGTCATGCAGGACTTCACCGGTGTGCCGTGCATCGTCGACCTCGCCACCATGCGCGAGGCCGTGACGGCGCTCGGCGGCGACGCGAACAAGATCAACCCGCTGTCGCCCGCCGAGATGGTCATCGACCACTCGGTGATCGCCGACCTCTTCGGTTCGGAGAACGCTCTCGAGCGCAACGTCGAGATCGAATACGAGCGCAACGGCGAGCGGTACCAGTTCCTGCGCTGGGGCCAGACGGCGTTCAGCGACTTCAAGGTCGTCCCGCCCGGAACCGGAATCGTCCACCAGGTGAACATCGAGCACCTGGCGAAGGTCATCTACGACCGCGACGTCGACGGCGTGCTGCGCGCCTACCCCGACACCTGCGTCGGCACCGACTCGCACACCACCATGGTGAACGGCCTCGGCGTGCTGGGCTGGGGCGTCGGCGGCATCGAGGCCGAGGCCGCGATGCTGGGTCAGCCCGTGTCCATGCTCATCCCGCGCGTCGTCGGCTTCAAGCTCTCGGGCGAGATCCCCGCGGGCGTCACGGCGACCGACGTGGTCCTCACGATCACCGACCTGCTGCGCAAGCACGGCGTCGTCGGCAAGTTCGTCGAGTTCTACGGTGAGGGAGTGGCGTCCGTGCCGCTCGCGAACCGCGCGACCATCGGAAACATGAGCCCGGAGTTCGGCTCCACCGCCGCGATCTTCCCGATCGACGACGTCACGCTCGACTACCTGCGCCTCACCGGGCGCAGCGACGAGGCCGTCGCACTCGTGGAGTCGTACGCCAAGGAGCAGAAGCTCTGGCACGACGCCTCGCACGAGCCGACGTTCAGCGAGTACCTCGAGCTCGACCTCGGCACCGTGGTGCCGTCGATCGCGGGCCCGAAGCGCCCGCAGGACCGCATCCTGCTGTCCGAGGCGAAGTCGCAGTTCGAGCAGGACATCCTGGCGTACGCGTCGGCATCCACCTCGGATTCCGTCGTCGACCTCGAGTCGAAGCACTCGTTCCCCGCATCCGACCCGGGCTCCGTGCCCGGCGAAGAGGAGCCGGTGACCACCCGTCCGGTGCACATCAACAGCGGCGCCCCGGCGAACGCCTCGAAGCCGGTGCCGGTGACCACGCCGTCGGGGGAGAAATACATCCTCGACAACGGCGCCGTCACTCTCGCGGCCATTACCTCGTGCACCAACACGTCGAACCCCTCGGTGATGATCGCCGCCGGGCTCGTGGCCCGCAAGGCGCTCGAGAAGGGCCTGAAGCAGAAGCCGTGGGTCAAGACGACCCTCGGGCCGGGCTCCAAGGTGGTCACGGACTACTACGAGAAGTCGGGTCTGGACAAAGACCTCGAGGGCCTCGGGTTCTACACCGTCGGCTACGGCTGCACCATCTGCATCGGCAACTCCGGTCCGCTGATCGAAGAGGTCTCCGAGGCCATCAACTCGCACGACCTCGCCGTCACCGCGGTCCTCTCCGGAAACCGCAACTTCGAGGGACGCATCAGCCCCGATGTGAAGATGAACTACCTCGCGAGCCCGCCGCTGGTCATCGCCTACGCACTGGCAGGGTCGATGCACTTCGACTTCGAGAACGATGCACTCGGCAAGGGAACAGACGGTGAGGACGTCTTCCTGAAAGACATCTGGCCCACCCCGGCCGAGGTCCAGGAGCTGGTCGACTCGTCGATCTCCCGCGAGCAGTTCATCAAGCAGTACGCGACCGTCTTCGACGGTGACGAGCGCTGGCGCAGCCTGCCCACTCCGGACGACGACATCTTCCAGTGGGACGAGAACTCGACGTACGTGCGCAAGGCACCCTATTTCGACGGCATGACGATGGAGCTCACCCCGGTGGCCGACATCTCGGGTGCTCGCGTGATGGCGACGCTCGGCGACTCGGTCACCACCGACCACATCTCGCCGGCCGGAAACATCAAGCCCGGCACGCCGGCGGCGCAGTACCTCACCGAGCACGGCGTCGACCGCAAGGACTTCAACTCCTTCGGATCGCGCCGAGGCAACCACGAGGTGATGATCCGCGGCACCTTCGCGAACATCCGCCTCAAGAACGCCATGGTGGCGGCGGTCAACGACGGCCAGGTCGTCGAGGGTGGATACACCCGCGACTTCACCCAGCCGGGCGGCCCGCAGTCGTACATCTACGACGCGAGCATGAACTACCAGGAGCAGGGCACACCTCTCGTCATCTTCGGCGGCAAGGAGTACGGCTCGGGATCGTCGCGTGACTGGGCGGCCAAGGGCACGAGCCTGCTGGGGGTCAAGGCTGTCATCACCGAGAGCTTCGAGCGCATCCACCGGTCGAACCTGATCGGCATGGGCGTCGTCCCACTGCAGTTCCCCGCGGGCGAGAGCTGGGAGTCGCTCGGCCTCGACGGCACCGAGATCGTCTCGATCTCGGGTCTCGAGGAGCTCAACGAGGGTGTGACCCCGAAGACCGTGAAGGTCACGGCCACCCCGAGCGAGCAGTCGCCCGAGGGCAAGCAGGTCGTGGAGTTCGACGCGGTCGTCCGCATCGACACCCCCGGCGAGGCGGATTACTACCGC